ctgcaatcgagtgttaaattgtgaaaattgagtgctgattggaaattgagtaaattattccaaaattggtgaattttgatatttatccataaaatcccaagtgtcgagTTTTAAACACCggaaatggttttatatactatataaaccagtgaagttttgaaaagaaagtcTATCAGTCTTCTGAGgtgaattgaccgtgtacccacacacgacgaTTTTCATGAGTATTtctaataagaagaaaatatgccaagttcaccattttaatgGAGATATTTGAGtacaatgcacggtgtcctagGCTAtgtttgagtgatcgtgtgttggttaagaaaACCCATCCCGAGCTATTAAGATGGACGttaccctatatgggatgccctaccAATGGATGCCAGTCCAGAATCGACCGatactcctttatggaatgATGTTGACGTAGTGATGATGCCGTGCACAATTGTGTGAGACGATGCCTGACAATGCTAGAGGACCGCCGAGCATAAAGTAGGCCATACTATATGCCGAGAGtaaaactaggaacgcatgattgattgagtgtGGCGTTCTTGTTGTTGGAGCTTAATTGTTGCTCATATATGTATGGCTATCTGTGATATTTGTACTAACCTGCAGGGTGGGACTGAGGCGATGTAAGTCCTTTATACTAAATGTGTGATTGAGTGGTTAGGACgcctctaggtgtattaccCCCTAATCGGGATTTAGAGCGTggacttgttgagacattgtctcactggttatttaATAACCATTTTCGGGTTCTTAGAAGGTGGTCGTGGAGGACCAAGGCCCCGATGtctgaggaggagaaggagtacaaaaaattgGTGGATGTGTCCTATCAATAGGTCATAGGACAGCCTCTTTTGAGAGTCGACCTTTTTGTAGGCCTTCAACTAAATTTTGTACCTAAATCTCGTTGTTAATAAAAGTGTGCTTTTGTGAATtgatgtcctgcttttctatcccgagatgattattgtcaggggatttattttcgcttctgtatgtgcaataaaatgaaagggtcggcgactcgtccagggaagtcacaaaattttatcgaccaaagagggatgggcacatgctcgGAGGTTCAAGGCGTGACAGGGAACCCTACTTTAGAACTGATCACCTCTACTTTTATCTTCAATTGTCGACTAAAATATGGAAGCTGTccatttgttattattattaaatatttggTCCAGATGAGGTTAGATTCGGTCAATTATATCAACAAAATCTACAAAATCCGGAAGGTCCTTAATTTGATAGGAAGCGATTAggtttcaaaatattatatccCTTTAATGAAAAGTCCAATTTAGTGAGCATAATCCGATATTTCTTTCAGTTTTGTGGCCAATCAGTTCGAGTGAATTGCTTAAATTTGATTGCTCCAAACATGCTAGGTTTTATTATCTTCACTGGGTTGACTCGTCATTGTCCagggaaaggggaaaaaaaaaaaaaaaagggaacgtGCAAAGCATCTAAAGTAAGTCGGGGGTGTAATTTGCGGTGCCAATTAAATTACATACATAATGGccgaaattaatatattattatacaAGGTAGGGcaatgacaaaattaaaaagtgcaCAAATGAATATTCTgtcagaaaaaaaattgaaaattatgtcaCTCAAGTTCAATAAtattatgaataaaaaaaagtttggtaatattttttctgagaaaaaagagaaaattggctCTTTGTGTTGCCCATCAATAGAACAAAAGTTATGAGAATTGTATGATTGACAagagtaaaaaaatattttcaggaaaaaaactaaaacaaaaagtgaaaaaaatgaatCTGTTTTAGATTGAGACATTGACGTTCTCTGTTTTGACAAATACCAACTTTTGTTTATgcttaaaaaattacaaactattttaataatctaccaatatttatttgggaaaatcccaaataagggcctgaaatgggttcattttctgaaaaaagGATTCAAAGTGGAcactatatcaaataaggacccaaagtagctaattttgtctcaaataaggacccaaactttcaatttatttacaGCTTGGGGTAGTTTTGTCcaagaacattttttctttaatttttttctttcttcatcttcctcacacctcctccttccctctACATTGCCTCCTTCTTCAACACCATAATCAGGGCCCCTACCAGCAACCTCGTGAGCTTCATGTCATCACGTAGTTGGTCCTAGTGACAAGAATTCGGATTGGAGTTATTTGCTACTGGCCACCTTATCGGATGCTAAAATCCTCAATTCCTCAAGATGCATCAAATCTTGGCTCACTTGTACTCAGCCTAAAGCTCGGATTGACCTCCATTTGACAATGACGatgttggattttcttttaGGGGCAGCGGTCGATGAGGTTGAGAGCTCAAATAGAATTTGTCAATGGCGGCAATGGGGCAATGAAGTACAACAATTTTTATAGTTAATGATGTCAGATACGACTAatgatcaatctcaagatgGGGGTATCGATTGAGGAGAAGAGCTATGTCGATGAGAATGGCAAGAGTGTGAGTGGGTGTCTCCAAACTAGGGATTATTGAAAGGAGCCATTGACATTGCAAAGGGGAAGGGggatctttgaaagattgaattTACGCAAGAGAAGCAAacctaaatttgaaattgatgaggcaaaCTCTTGCCAAGGTTGAAATAGTTGCCAACTGCAACAAAATTGTTGTTTGGCGTGAAATTGTTGATCACTAAGTGTTAATTGAATAGAGGCATAAGTTAGTCAAACAAGACAATCTGGCGATGCTTGGATATTGTCCATTACTTAAGAAgaggaaatgaaaatttgaaaagaagaagaaagctctAAAAACAGGGACATGAAGTGATAGTAAGTGCGAAAACAATGATGAAAAAGATGATGCAAACATTTGTTTAATGGTAGACTCAAAATTAGAGGAAGAGAATGAGGTTACAAGAAAGAGGAACAAGTGATACTTAGATAATGGATGTTCAAGACATGTATCTAGAGATCCAAGCAAATTCATCAATCTTACCGAATTCAATGGAGGAAATGTGTTATTTGGAGGCAACACCAAAGAAAGAGTCATTGGTGAAAGACCGTTCCAATAGGATGCTTAACAATTAATGACGCCTCTCTAGTCAAAAGATTGAACTCCAACTTGATAACCATAAGTCAACTATGCAACAATGGATTCAAGATAAACTTGGCAAAAGAACCCTAAAAGtatcaaaagttgtgtacgacacTTACTTTAATGCTAAAAGTTTTTATCGATCATTAAGGgcacgcatgataaaatttctacttctctacTTCTCTGTTTCTCTATTCGCCAGAAcatgtttggaatagaaatccatttggtaatgcaatttgatttttctatttctggaacagatttctattccagaaatagatttgaagaaaaaatcagaagctaaaatttttaacttctcaatttctggccagaaatcaatttctgttccagaaattttgtcatgcacacccTAAAGTgtcaaatcagagaaaaaaatcacttaaatgCTAATGGCAAAAAATTTCGACCATAAATAATACatgacttttataattaaaaattcaatgactCGTGGCATTTTCACATGGGATacttgacactaaagtgatcgcTTTTTAACAACAACTGGCATTCGAATGATCATTATTTATGACTTTTAAACAACGTCGTTTAGGGCTTATATGCAATCactatttataacttttagACAACGTCGTTTAGGGATTATATGTTGACTGGGCACGTCGGTAAGCCATATAAGAccaataaagtaataaaatatgacCCCTTCAGATTTCCAACAACCTAGATCAAAGAGCTTTGATAACTATATAAGAAGATCATTTGATGGTCAACTTGAAGATTGACAActatatatgaaaatcaatatatgtCGTAGATGTAGAGTTGACGAATAATGAAAAGCAGAGAAATCAAGAGAGCTTTGCTTCTTAAtacatttgttgagcaaaaagTTCTATTATTGAAAGTAATACATtgattataatttcttttgaaaaatttgcaagTGTTGTAGTAATGCATTAGTTTTGGTAGTGTGATCTACCAGCTATGGGTAAAGGTAGCAAAAGTTACAATCATAACGTCTCAAAGAATCACTACTGGAAAGCCTATTGATGATTAATGTCAACAAGAGTGGATATAggattgatttaaattaaaccactataaattacgTACATCTGTCTTTATTCCTTTGATAGAAGCACCGCGCGTATCATTGgtagtcttctttttttttttgatacctaGGATCCGCCGGGCCCGCCTTTCACTTACGCTAATCGGCAACCCGTGGCCCGTACAATGCTCGGACAGCACCTCGAACCAAGCATCAACACCTATGGGGAGACTAGCACAAGACCCCCCACTTAAGACGCTGGCAATTGCGGATTTTGAACTCTCGACCTTAACGATAAGGGAGAAGCTCTCAACGAACACAACTATCTACCGGTGAGTCACGTGTCATTGGTAGTTCATTCTACATTTATCAAAATGTTCCGATTTATATCCACTTGATATTTTTGTATGGCAAATTTTATCACGTTGCATAAGTCAACCTATTCACCCTCTTTAAGTTGCATATATATACCCATAACAACATAAACCGGAGATATTATCACAATCTTCTTGAAATTATCAATACTTCATCACAAAGAAAACCTGTAGTTATCAAGTCaatattaaataaaagatagttttgaaattatcaaaatacCATAGAGAGTTCTCCCAATAAAACCCACAACCATGATTCCTCAGTCAAAAGCACGAGAATGCCCTTGGTACAGGTCAATTCTTAAGGGTAAAAAAGTACCTACATTTCTTTGTACTTCCAAAATTACCAACTACTTCAATAGCCTACTAATACTTATTTTTGTAGCTGATCAATGTCTTTGAAGTTACTTTCATTCAAAATTGACAACCTTTACGTGACTGGTGTACCAGCATTCGTCATGTTAAGATGCCAACTGATCACTTATTGACATCTTATCTTTGCTTAATTTAATGACTTACCAACATTTCTTCATACTTAAAAGAATCCTAGCTATTTAATCATACGACAAGATCAATGGCCATGGAGGAGGAATAGCTGAGCCTATCGAAATATGGACGACCCATGGCTGTTGAGCTCACTGAGATCTCGATGAGCTTGTCATCGAGCTTATGGTCACTATTtgtcttcaacttcttttttattttctttgattcttGTTACATCTCCTCTTCTTCACCATGAGCGGTCTCTCTCTAACTATTCATaacttttttgggtcaaatttaTTTCCCTCTTCTGCAGCTCGATAAtttccaataataataataataataataataattgccaGGTGGACCAGTGCTAGTGAGAAATATGGAAGGTACCTCTCTGTCGCTATTAGTAATTATTAGAGCCAAATAAGGTTAGATTTGGTCAATTACACCAGCAAATCTACAAAATGCAGAAGGGCCTTAATTTCATTATTAGAAGGCCCTTCTGCATTATTATATCATGTTATAAGAAGAGCAAAATTGGATAATTGTTTCCATGCCACATTCATGATTCTTTTAAAGAAAGCAGATATCAACTATCGACAATTTACAGATCTCAGCAAAAATATAGAGCAGCTATGTCTCAACTCAATCAATATCAGCTTGTCCATGAAAATTAATGTTATTGAACCCTTGAGTTTCGTACTATCAGTGGAGGTTTATacattgcttttcctttttccccggAACAAGGGATAAAGACAGTCCAGTTAAGGTAATAAAACATTGTAAAGTATtcctattttgaatttcttgatgaaCATAATTCACTTCATCTGTTGATTCTGATAGATACAGACAGAAAGGAATATCTGATTTTACTCAGTACACCAATCCAACCTCATTTGAGCCTAACAATCAAAACCGGTAACAGATAAATACTTTCCATATTTCTAAATATACGGAGATACGAACATAGCAAAGAAAACAAGGGTTGATTATTTCCTCGGAATTATTCAACTTGTGTCGGAGTGCATACCAAGAAAATAACAGTTGACTAACAAAACGACGAGCATGGTAGAAGCTTGAGTTCTGTCGGCACATAGGCCACTCAGTCGTTACTTACTAGCTAGAATTTCAGTTCACTTGGGTTTGATTAAAAACCCAAATCATTTTCATCCTAGTTCAAAGAGACAATACCAAACAATAAGTACATTTCACACTGCTTGTTTACCTCTTCTACAAGCTGTAGTCTTTAGTTGTTCATGAAGTTACTGATATGTAAACAATGATGACAGTCGAACGTGTTGTCACACGACATGAAAAAAGTCAATCCTGCTTTCTGATAAATCTGAATAAAAGAACCATTATTCTGATGTCTCAAAAATAGTTCATACAATGTTAAGAGTGATCTTGTCGAGGCTCATTAACATTGTTAATAAtgttcttatctttttcttatcttcatATCCACTACATGAATGAGCTAcagttttctctttaaaaacCAGATAATTGTTGCCTTTCCCAGGGAAACAGATTGCGCAAGAAATTTTTATCCAGTCAAGATTTGCCCAGTTTTTTTGTTACCACATCCTGACTCTTGCACACTAATGACCATTAAAAGCAGATATCAGCAAATCAAACGAGTTAAGTTCAATGACAACAGACACATATGACCGTATCAAAGCATATATCAGCGAATCAAATGCATTAACTTTGATGATTACAGACATCTCCCTATAAAAACGGAAGTTCTGCACTATGTTTCCATTGAATCATAGAGCTCAGAGGAAGCTTAACATTTGGCCTCTTAACCTGTGGATACGGAGCTAAATCTGGCAAAGTACGCCAATACTAAATACTGCAAAATATTGACTTTGGTCATCAGGAACATACTGGAACTGGTGGGAGGCCTTACGTCCAGAGCCATGTcacatttgctttttcttttccaagtttCACGAGAAGCATGAGGAGGCAAGGATGACTCAAAGTGTCCCTTGCGGCATGATTCTCATGATATCACCACAAGCCACGCTACTCTCATGTTCTCCTGAAGGAGAACATGATATAAATGGTTAGCATAAAAGCCTCTTTGTCCAAAGGAAGTCCTCTAACACTGTCAAGGACCAGGCTATATGATAGGAGCCATTTCTTGATTACTCTCTGCAGTGCCGACACTTGGGGCTTCTCTTCTCAGATATCTGGTCTGAAGAACATTTCAGCCTTCCAATGAGAGGAAAGCTGTTATCTCTGCTCTATAGGCTGTATGTAGTCATTTAGCTCACGCCACTATAAAAATGACATTTGCATTTCAgaacttatcaaatatttcacaaCTCAATCAGAAAATCACGCAAATTACCTTTTCATAACTAGCTAAAATTGTTGCTAGGGAACaattgatttcatgattttcttttctttctttcattgagAGAAATGGTAGCAGAGTATTGCTTActatcatttttgttttgtcagtTTCATGAATTTCAGGATGTTCTTGCAATTCATGTATCTGCATAACTTACGTTTTTATTGCTATGACCTGTTCCTCACCTGATGCAGCCTTCTGTGAAGATTGCAAAATGGTTGAAGCACTGCTGAACcccaaaattgattatttgccTTGATCGGCAAAACAGCAGTTGAGCTCTGAAGCTGGAAGTCCGATCTCTAAGGGCCTGAGCGAAGTTTCAATGACTGGAACTCCGGATAGTTGTCGTCCTGAAGATATATTATTGGTTTGCTCTTGACTGAGAGCATGGAATGTCATTTTTGGAACTCGATGGAAGATGGTGAATCTCCAATAAGACTGGAGTCCAGGCAAGGTACCTGCCCTTTCTCAAAGGCTTATTTCCTATTGTTTAGTAACTCTGTCATCTAGTAATAAATCTTTGGGAGAAAGGGCGTTCGAGTAATTCTTGCTTCTGACTCAAGGACCTCTTCTTATTACAGGAATCAATCCAGACAATAAACTCCAGTTCATATAGAGAAGGTTCAGGCTTTAGTATGGCAAGACAGGAAGCCAAGCCAAATCTGCTGTCGCCTAGTGCTGTTGTGGCCAGGGACGTAAATGCTTCTCTTGACCATCATTCTTGGAACATACTTCTGGCTACATCTCAAAGGGAAAGGGCTGGCCCACGAATTAGCAATGCAGAGACTAGTTGAGAGGAATGCTGCAATTCATTCTGAAATAGCTGGGCAGGTTCCAGATGATGGTGGTGCAAATGATGCATGCATATTATCACATACCCAGTAAGGCCGGTCAATCTGTTGTATTGACTGCATCTTTGTTGCTCAAGTTCTTCAGTGACGCCTCTTCCAGTCAAAGTGCTTGATCCTGGTAGCAACTACCCTCAGCTTCATTGACCTCTTCCCTGCTGACCTGTACCCTGGTTATTTAGTCAAAGAGAGACTTAAGAATCTTGATGACGTTGCGTTCAGCTGTAACTGAGTTTCTCTTGCCTCAGGCCAAAGGTACTTGCAAGGTTAAAGAGTGGGATGTGGCTGCAGGATTCATTCTGGAGAAGGATGCAGTCAGGCTACCCATTTACAACACTAATGACAGGTCATTTCCAATGGTAGGATGAGAAAACTATTCCGATGACAACatcatctttttcttgcctcCTTGTGGTTCCTTGAGACCACGCAAAAGGAATGTGACCCTAGATATCATACCTCTCCCAACGGTGCCATATGGGGGTTCATCGTTGTGGGCATTTTCCAACTGGGGTTCTATACCCAGAGAATGCGATACCATTTTCAATGGTCAACACATTCTAAAATGGCAAGATGTTGTCGCAGTTACAAATGGTGGAGAATGATGTGGCCAAGGAGGGTGGCCACAGATGAGAAGGAATTGAAGTTATTTGATCGATGGGAGTCAATTTTGTTCTATATGCTAGTTGCGCCCTTTGCAGATGTAGCTTGGCTTTATTGGAAGTGGCCATATACAACGTTCCTTGGTCTTCACAGAAAAATCAGATTCCCAAATCTATGGATGAAGGGCACGCGAGAGAATTCCATAAAGAGTCCACACGAGGTATATTCTTTACCTTGCTTATCTTGCTTAATACTTGTACAAGAAAAGATTTTCCATAAAAGATGAATCAGCTCCTTCAATACTATCATTCATAGCCAAATTAAGAATCGAATGTAGTTCATGTAGAAATTCAGAAGGAAGCAATTAAGAGCAATATCCAATTTTTGTCTGCATTATATCTGCATCTGAAAAATTACAGGAAGAGCAAACATAGGACATGATTTGTGTCTAATTGAGTTTCGGTAAATTCCAAATGACTCATTTACTAAGTCTGAGCTGCTGAAGCATACATGATTTAGGTCTAATTGAGTTTCAGTAAATTCTGACATTAATTTTACAAATTCTGAGCTGCGAAAGAGTCATCAATTGTCGATCAGCTTCTTCACAACTCCTTCAAATATCCCATCTGAGCCAAAGTTGCAGTTGGACAGTCTAGGATCGACTCGACCGGGCAGctgaaaacagagagagaagtgtCCGGATGGACAGAGGTTTCCTGTTCTGCTCTCAACCACCTGCCCACTCGTGGCAGTCTCTCCTTCAATTAAGACATCGCCGATCATGTCAACTTCCCAACCAAATGCTGCAGCATCCGAAAGGAAGTTTCAGAGATATTCTTTATTAGAATGAAAATCCGCAAAATGGAGAACCCTCAAAACTTAATAATTAGCTTTTTGACCTATAATACTGAGGTTTTTCTCAGACCATCAGAAACTTACTTTGATCTCTTCTGACCCCTGGAAGTGACACCTGGAACAGGTAACAGTCTTCAGACTCCGCAAGGTTCACACGCCAGGTGGTGGATCCTGTAAGCCTCACGTCCGCATTCCCAGCCACTCCGACTCCGGCACTACAGGTGGCTGCAGCACCATGATATTGCCCCTCCGTCGTACTGAGTGGAGAAAACACCACCCTACCATCAAGTTGAGCCTTGAAGTAGGTGTCGCGTACTCCAGAGAACCATGCCGACGTGGAGGGTGAGCCTTCGTGTGGAACCATTCGAAGAGGCTTTACATCTAGAGCCACATTACTCTTGCATCTTCTTCGGTGAGAACCACCAGAAGGCATGAAAAAATGAGACTGTCCATCTGAATGCGCCTCCCTTGCTACCACTTCATAAAACGATTTGTCGGTGACATAAGCAGGTAGTATGGCCGCGTCTTTGTCAAGAATGAACTCCTGCAGCCCAGTCAAACTCTTGAACTTGCAACTACCTCTTCCCTGAGGAAAGAGGTGCTCGGGTTATCGATGAAGACGACATTGTCTATCGCCATAAACCGCTCCTCGACAAAAGACCAAGGGTGCAGGTCAATTGGAAATAGGTCAATGAACCGAGGGTAGTTGCTATTAGGACCGAGCACTTTGACCGGAACTGTGTCACTGAAGAATTTGAGCAACAACGATGGGGCCAGCACAACAGATTTACTGGCCTTCCTGAGTATGTAGTAATATATGTGCATCAGTTGCATCACCATCATCTGGGACCCAGCCAGCTGATCGGGAGTATACTGTGGCAATCTCTTGCGTATTCTCTGCATTGCCGACTTGTGCGGTGGCCTTTCTTCTCTGAGTTGAGGCCCAAAGTATGTCCCAAAAATGACCGTCAGGAGTAAGCGCTGGTCATTAGTCATCATGCCTTCGCCTGCAGGAGCAGCAGTGGATGGCGCAGCAGCATGCACCGGTTGAGCCATTTTCAATCAGACTCTGCAGGACAATACAGCATCAGTCTAGGAGCAGGACATCAGCAAGAACACCTATAATATTTCTTAGACTCAACAATCACAGTAAAAGTTTGCttgacaaatgaaagaaatgaaattgttgaACACTACATTTCAAAGTACTTTCGTTGTACAAGTATATCGTGAAAGATTGACTAATTGTTTCACATCATGTGAAtagatatttgtttttttcatcattcttcACACACAACTTCATGAGCACATCAAAATTAACCAAGAAGAACAAGAGGGCAAAGTGGCAAACCTGTAAGTACGAAGAACTTGGTTTGATGCTTTGGACCAGAGTAATCTTTAGAGCATAGACACTGGATGGTGAGTGAAAGAGTTGAGTGTGGCCAAAGTACTCGCACAAGGCGAGCTTTTTATAGTGCTGGCTTGCCTCTAAGGGCTAGTCTTGCTATTCAACAGCTTTCTCGATTCACTTTTTGTTtaagatatttttttccttcttcgttCGGACAAATTTACTATTAATCCGAGAAAAGAAAGTTATCCATACGGACCAATGCTAATGAGAAGACAATTAAATATAACTTACCCATTAATACATTGGTTCTTATCTCCCATTGCTGACTAAAACATGGAAGCCACCTGTTTGTTATTAGTATGACATATTAGGTCCAAATGAGGTTAGATTCGGTCAACCATGTCAACAAAATCTACAAAATCCTGAAAGTCCTTAATTTCATAAACCAAAATAAATAGGTTTCATActaataaattcatttaatgaTAAGCTAATTCTATTGAGCAGAATCGGATATTTGTTTCTATTCTTggtaaatcaatttaaatgaaTTGCTTACATTCAATTCTTCCAAGCATGCTTTGTTTTATTACGTTAACGGGGTTGACTCGATCATTGTCCAGGGAAAGACCAAATAGAGCATGCAAACTGTAAGGTAAGGTCAAGGTGTAAATTTGTTGTGCCAATTAACCATAAAAGGTAATGGCCAATGTAAGTAAATAACTATACAAGGTATAGCAAAAATAAAACCAAGCATAAAAGATGTATTCGAGAACGATAGAATTCtaacaaatgaaaatgacaaatatgacgctcaagttttattttatttttttggttgaaatgacATTCAAGTTTAATAACATGTTTTTCCAAGattttgaaagcccattgggaaaatgcaaagtagTTTAGCCTAAAAGATTTTAGGCAAATGCAAAGGTCATTTGGTAAACTATGCTTTGAGAAGgaactttgagagaaatgtcgtttggtaaaaaacacatttgaaaagctcactaggtgattaatattatttttttttatttgtttaaaattgaaaaaaaaaaattaatgtatgcaactttttaaatataaattttgacaataatagtaaaaaaatcgaatac
The window above is part of the Eucalyptus grandis isolate ANBG69807.140 chromosome 6, ASM1654582v1, whole genome shotgun sequence genome. Proteins encoded here:
- the LOC104416998 gene encoding increased DNA methylation 3-like; the encoded protein is MAQPVHAAAPSTAAPAGEGMMTNDQRLLLTVIFGTYFGPQLREERPPHKSAMQRIRKRLPQYTPDQLAGSQMMVMQLMHIYYYILRKASKSVVLAPSLLLKFFSDTVPVKVLGPNSNYPRFIDLFPIDLHPWSFVEERFMAIDNVVFIDNPSTSFLREEEFILDKDAAILPAYVTDKSFYEVVAREAHSDGQSHFFMPSGGSHRRRCKSNVALDVKPLRMVPHEGSPSTSAWFSGVRDTYFKAQLDGRVVFSPLSTTEGQYHGAAATCSAGVGVAGNADVRLTGSTTWRVNLAESEDCYLFQVSLPGVRRDQTFGWEVDMIGDVLIEGETATSGQVVESRTGNLCPSGHFSLCFQLPGRVDPRLSNCNFGSDGIFEGVVKKLIDN